The following is a genomic window from Hymenobacter chitinivorans DSM 11115.
CAACATTGACTCGACCTGGAAACGGTGCCTGGCCCCGCTGCTGCAGCGGCGCTACCCCGGCGCCACCGACGAGCAGCTGCTCGAAGCCAAGGCCTACGCCTACGGGGGCTCCATCATTCAGGACATGGGCTTTTACCCCTTCGGCTCGGTCTTGTTTACCAACCTGACCCACTACGTGCGCTCGGGCGACTTCGTGCGCAACCTGCTCGACGAGGCCAAGGACCGCAACGAGTACGCCTTTGCCCTGGGCGCGCTGGGCCACTACGCCGCCGACCTCAACGGCCACCCCGAAGGCACCAACAAGGCCATGCCGCTGGTGTACCCCGAACTGGCCCAGAAGTTTGGCAGCGTCATTACCTACGTGGAGGCCCCCAAGCAGCACACCCAGCTCGAGTTTGCCTTCGACGTGGTGCAGGTGGCCAACGGGCGCTACCGCACCAGCGACTACCAGCGCTCCGTGGGCTTTCAGGTGAGCAAGCGGGTGCTGGAAGTGGCGTTTAAGAAAACCTACGGGCTGGAGCTGGGCAAAGTCATTTTCAACGTGGACCTGAGCATCGGCTCCTTCCGCTTTGCCGTGCGCCAGCTGATTCCGGTGGCCAGCCGGGCCGCCTGGCAGTCCCAGAAAAAGGACATCCGCAAGCTCAGCCCCCTGGCCCGCCGCCGCGAGTACGTCTACAAGCAGAGTGAGCGGAAGTTCCGCAAGCAGTTCGGTACGGCCTACGAGCACCCCGGCACCGGGGCCCGGGTGCTGTCGTACTTCGTGCGGGTGCTGCCCAAAATCGGACCGCTCAAGCCTTTTGCCTTCCGCCCGCCCACACCCCAGGCCCAGGAGCTGTTCAAGGCCAGCTTCCGGCAGGTAATTACCAAATACTGCGCCCTGGTGGAGCTGGAGCCCCAAGACACCGTAGCCGCCGCCCCGCGCCTGGCCAATGCCGACTTCGACACCGGCCACCAAACCAAGGCCGGCGAGTACGCCCTGGCCGACGAAACCTACGGCGAGTGGCTGCGGACCCTAGCCAAGGAGAAGTTCGACGGCCTGAGCAGCCCCCAGAAGCAGAATATCCTGGCCTTCTACGGCACCACGCCCAAGGAGCCCAAGGACGAAGACGAGAAGGAGGCCGCCAAGCGCAAGGAAACCCAGGAGGCCCTGACTCAGCTGCGCGCTACGGACGTAAAATAGCCCGGCTTACTGTTAAGCCACCCAGGTATGCTGCGGAATTTTTGCCGTACTTCTTGGGCAACACCTGATTGCCAAAATGGACACTGCTCTTCGCCGTCGTGGCGTGTGGGTGCCGGGCTAGTCGAGCAGCCAGCGCATGGCCTGGCCTTCGTCGGAGAAGAGGCGGAGCTGGTAGGGCCGCTCGGCCGCCAGCCCGTAGCGCAGGTACTCCTGCTGCTCGGCGTCGGCGTCGTACACGGCCAGGCGGGTGGGGGAGCAGAGCACGGCAATGCGCAGCAGTAGCGGGGCCAGCCGGGTACTGGCCAGGGGGTAGAACGTGTAGTTGGCCCAGTGGCCCAGCTCGGGGCTGAGCTGGTCGCGGCGGCGCACATCC
Proteins encoded in this region:
- a CDS encoding zinc dependent phospholipase C family protein; amino-acid sequence: MLKWLFCCAWALMLAPLSASGYSVLTHQANIDSTWKRCLAPLLQRRYPGATDEQLLEAKAYAYGGSIIQDMGFYPFGSVLFTNLTHYVRSGDFVRNLLDEAKDRNEYAFALGALGHYAADLNGHPEGTNKAMPLVYPELAQKFGSVITYVEAPKQHTQLEFAFDVVQVANGRYRTSDYQRSVGFQVSKRVLEVAFKKTYGLELGKVIFNVDLSIGSFRFAVRQLIPVASRAAWQSQKKDIRKLSPLARRREYVYKQSERKFRKQFGTAYEHPGTGARVLSYFVRVLPKIGPLKPFAFRPPTPQAQELFKASFRQVITKYCALVELEPQDTVAAAPRLANADFDTGHQTKAGEYALADETYGEWLRTLAKEKFDGLSSPQKQNILAFYGTTPKEPKDEDEKEAAKRKETQEALTQLRATDVK